The segment TCGGGGCGATTGATTTTCAATTCAAAACCAAAATAAGTGCGAGGAAGATGAAAAAGGTCCTGAAGTTGTGCCAAATCAATCAACGCAAATTGGGAATCGAATTCATAGAGACCCGATCGAAACGTGTCGGACACTTTAAGACGTTTCGTATTTTTCGCAGAAACCTCTTTGCCTTCAGGAATCAGCAATTTCACAGTTTGGTCCATGGTCCATGGTCCATGGTCCCTAGTCCATCCTAGCTTTTCCGCCAACGCTTCTCCCAAGACAACACCCCCACCGACCTTTGGCAAATCGATGCCTTTTAAAACCACTCCTTTAATAACCCCTTCGTGAATCAGCAAAGCTTCCCGATAAAGAAATGGCGACACTTGAAGCAACACCACATCTTTTAGATGCGCTTCATCCAGCGCTTTTCGAATTATTTCTTCGGTGTAAGGTTTTCCCTCGCCCGGATACAAAATGACGTGGGCGTTAAAATCGAGCAGGGCTTTTTTGTAATCGTGTTCAAAACCGGCCGTTACACTGAGTGTCACCACAAGAGTGGCAACGCTTAAAGTAATACCAATCAGTACCATTCCCCGCATGATGCGCACCGAACGCGGGAGCGAATGCCGCCACCAAAAATGCCGGGCTAGAAATATAAGCGTTTTATTCATAAGTCATTTTGACTTTTGATTTTTGATTTTTGCATTTTTCACTCTTCTCTCAACATGGGCAGAACATCCATCTGTGACGCCAAATGAACCGGGTAACAACTCACAAGCAGTGTTAGCAAAAAACCAACGGCCATAATCATTACACTCCAAAACAACTGCACCTGCACGGGGAGATAATCGAGATAGTAGGTCGACGGGAGCGGAATGGGAAATTTGTGCAAAACAAAACACGTTGCGACACCCAAGGTTCCTCCGATTAAAGCACCCAACCCACCCAGCAACCCTCCGATCATCAAAAATATTTTTCTAGATCCCGCAACAGAAAGTCCCACGGCCCGTAAAATCGCCAAATCCCGTTTCCGCGCATCCACAAACATCAGCATAAGTCCCACAATACTGAAGGAGGCAATCAGTCCGAATAAAACGAGCAAGAGAGTCATCGCCATGCGTTCCAGTTTTAGCGCGGAAAAGAGTCTTTTGTTTTGTTCGGCAAAACTGCTGACTTCGGCGTTGGGAGGAACGATGGCTTTTATTTTTTTCTCCACACTTAAAAGATCACCCAAATCTTTCAGACGAATTTGCAAACCGGTTTCTCCCTGATCTCCTAAAAGTTGGATGGCGTCTTCCAGCGGCACCAACACGCGCAGAGAATCCCAATTATAAAGTCCCGTGCGAAAAACATGGGTCACCTGAAATTTTTTCTGTTTGGGAACCCAATCACCCGTTGGACCAATCTCTCCAAACGGATAAATCAACGTCACGCTGTCTTCCAAATCGGGATGCACACCCAACGTTGACAAAACTTCTTCGCCACCCATCAACGGAGGTTCCCCCTGTGGGGGCTCTTCCCCTTTTGCAAGCAAGCGCCAATCGGGAATAACGGCGGGATAAATTTTGGCAACGCGCACAAAGGCGGGATCGATTTGAGATATTCCCTTCACTTTGGATGCCACTGATTCCACGCGCCCATCTCTTTCAAAATGGATGATGACTTCTCCGTCCGCGTAAGGAGCGACGTCTTCAATCTCACGCCACGTTTTCAAATTTTCGAGAAGTTTTTCGTACGTCTCCCCTTTCAGGGCCAATTTCGAAATGGTGAGATGACTGTTGAGACCGATCCAGCGCTGATTGAGTTCTCCCTGAAATCCGCGCATCACACTGAGCACCACAAGCAGAGACCAAACGCCAAGCGCGATACCACTCAGTGCGACAAAAGTAAGCAGAGGGACAAAACGTTGACGGCTGGAAAAAAGAAAACGCCAAGCTATCAGTTGGGAGAGAGGGTTCATGGGAAAATCAAAAATCAAAAATCAAAAATCAAAAACACATACTAAAAATTAAAAACCAAAAACACATATTAAAAATTAAAAACATATATCAAACATTAAAATTTTTTATATGTTTCTGCATTTGACTAAGGTTTTCATGTCATCCCCGCGAAGGCGGGGATCCAGACGTGCTTGAAACGACTGGATTCCTGCCTTCGCAAGAATGACAAACCTAACCTTAATCAAATGCAGAAGCATAATTTTTTATTTTTGGTTTGTGTTTTTGATTTTTGATCTTTAATTTTTAATTTATTCC is part of the Deltaproteobacteria bacterium genome and harbors:
- a CDS encoding FtsX-like permease family protein produces the protein MNKTLIFLARHFWWRHSLPRSVRIMRGMVLIGITLSVATLVVTLSVTAGFEHDYKKALLDFNAHVILYPGEGKPYTEEIIRKALDEAHLKDVVLLQVSPFLYREALLIHEGVIKGVVLKGIDLPKVGGGVVLGEALAEKLGWTRDHGPWTMDQTVKLLIPEGKEVSAKNTKRLKVSDTFRSGLYEFDSQFALIDLAQLQDLFHLPRTYFGFELKINRPELAPLVATALEEKLGPEASIQNWIELNGPLFQALELEKWAFKILMGLMVFVSALNLIGIVLLMIFRKRKAIAMLQALGLASKQVRDLFAGQGFVLGVLGVLLGILAGILFVLSLKYFQWIPLDPQIYFVGNLPVQLEGSTVFIIAIFGLLLVWQISWLAASRLVTVPIREGLHGPG
- a CDS encoding ABC transporter permease, with amino-acid sequence MNPLSQLIAWRFLFSSRQRFVPLLTFVALSGIALGVWSLLVVLSVMRGFQGELNQRWIGLNSHLTISKLALKGETYEKLLENLKTWREIEDVAPYADGEVIIHFERDGRVESVASKVKGISQIDPAFVRVAKIYPAVIPDWRLLAKGEEPPQGEPPLMGGEEVLSTLGVHPDLEDSVTLIYPFGEIGPTGDWVPKQKKFQVTHVFRTGLYNWDSLRVLVPLEDAIQLLGDQGETGLQIRLKDLGDLLSVEKKIKAIVPPNAEVSSFAEQNKRLFSALKLERMAMTLLLVLFGLIASFSIVGLMLMFVDARKRDLAILRAVGLSVAGSRKIFLMIGGLLGGLGALIGGTLGVATCFVLHKFPIPLPSTYYLDYLPVQVQLFWSVMIMAVGFLLTLLVSCYPVHLASQMDVLPMLREE